Within the Streptomyces sp. NBC_00554 genome, the region GAGGTCGGCGACGGTCAGGTACTTCGGGACGACCAGTGCCTGCGCCGGGACCATCAGGGTGGCGAGGATGCCGCCGAGGATGATCTTTCCGAAGGCGGGCTTCAGCCTGGACAGGGCATACGCGGCGGCCGTGCAGAACACGAGTTGAAGGATCCAGGCGCCGGTGGCCTGCACCACCGTGTTCCAGAGGTGGGTGGGCAGGTCCATCAGGTCCCAGGCGTCGGTGTAGCCGGTGAGGCTCCACTTGTCGGGGACGAGCGTCGGGGGTGTGCGGGTGACCTCATCCGGCGACTTCATGGCGCCGGTGACCATCCAGTAGACGGGGAAGAGGAAGGCGAGCGCGAAGAGCAGGACGATGCCCGAGAAGACCGTCCAGTAGAGGGTCTTGCCTCGGCGGCGGGCCAGGGTGAGCGGTGAGACGAGCGTGCGGGTGCTCATGAGTCCTCACCTCCGGAGCTGGTCAGCTTCAGATAGAGCGCCGAGAAGGCGCTGAGCAGGACGAGGAGCATGACGCTCAGGGCGCAGGCTCCGCCGAAGTCGTTGTAGAGGAAGGCGTACTTGTAGATCAGGTACAGGACCGTCACGGTCGAGTTCTCCGGGCCGCCGCCCGTGATGACGAACGGTTCCGTGAAGATCTGCATGGTGGCGATGATCTGCAGCAGCATCAGCATCAGGATGATGAAGCGGGTCTGCGGGATCGTCACATGGCGGACGCGCTGCCAGATGTTCGCGCCGTCCAGCTCGGCAGCCTCGTACAGCTCACCGGGGATGCTCTGCAGCGCGGCCAGGTAGATGAGGACGGTGCCGCCGAGGTTGGCCCAGGTGGCGACGATGACCAGCGATACGAGGGCGGTGTCGGCGCCGTTGGACCAGTTCGAGGTGGGCAGGTGCAGGAAGCGCAGCGCCTCGTTCGCCAGGCCCGCTCCGGGATCGTAGAACCACTTCCAGAGCAGGGCGCTGACCACCGGCGGGATCATCACCGGCAGATAGACCACGACTCTGAAGAAGGCCTTCGCGTGCCGGAGTTCGTTCAGCACCAGCGCCATCACGAAGGGGACGGCGAAGCCGATGAGCAGGGCGAGGAGCGTGAAGGTCAGGGTGTTGCGCCAGGCTGCCGTGAACTCCGGGTCGTGGAAGACGCGGGTGAAGTTCTCGGTGCCGACCCACTCCGCCTCCGCCCCCGGCGTGTACTTCTGGAAGGCGATCACGACCGCGCGGATCGCCGGGTACCACGAGAACAGCGCGAAGCAGAGCAGGCCGCCGACGAGGAAGGCGTACGCGCGGGACTGGTCGGCCAGGCGCCGCCGCAGCGGCGGCCGTTGAGGTCCGGGCCTGGGTGCCTCCACCGGCCGTACAGTCGTCGGTGGAGGCACCGCGGGCTTCGATGCGGTCTTCATGAACGGTGTCAGCCCCGGGCCAGAATGGAGTCGATCTTGCCGGACGCGTCGCTCAGGAGCTTGTCGATGTCGGCGTCCTTCTTGGTGAGCACCGCGGAGACGGCGCCGTCCAGGACGGAGTAGATCTGCTGGGCCTGCGGGGGCTCGATCTTCATGTCCAGGCTCTGGTTGCCGTCGAGGAAGGCCTGGTAGTTCTCCACCGGGACGTTGGCGTTGGCTTCCTTGACCTGCTGGTCCTTCTCGTCGGCCGCGCCGGTGAACAGGCGGGGCTCGGGCAGGCCGACGGGCGCGTCGTTCTGCTTGGCGCGGGCGTAGTCACCGAGGAAGCCGTCGCCGGGGGTGAGGAACATCGAGTCGAGCCACTTCAGGCCCGCCTTGATCTGCTCCGGCGTCGCCTTCTTGTTGAACATGTAGCCGTCGCCGCCGACGAGCGTGCCGTTGCCGCCGGGCATGGGCGCGAGGGCGAGGTCGTTGTAGTTGCCGCCCTTCTCCTTGACCAGGATCGGGATGTTGTCCGGCGCGGAGAGGTACATGCCGAGCTTCCCAGAGCCCATCATCTGCTGGACGTCATTGAGGATGAGGAGCTGCTTGGTGCCCATGGAGTTGTCGGTCCAGCGCATGTCCTTGAGGTTCTGCAGGACGGCCTTGCCCTCGGGGGTGTCGACGTTGGCCTTCTTGCCGTCCTCGCTGACGACGTCGCCGCCCTGCGAGTAGAGCTCGGCGGTGAAGTGCCAGCCGCCCTGGTTCTGGGCGCTGTAGTCGGCGTATCCGACGGTGCCGTTGCCGAGCCCGGCTATCGCCTTGGCGGCCGTGCGCAGCTCCTCCCAGGTGGCCGGGGGCTTCTCGGGGTCGAGGCCCGCGTCCTTGAACAGCTTCTTGTTGTAGATCAGGCCCATCGAGTAACCGGTGCGCGGGACGCCGTAGATCTTGCCGTCGACGGTGTAGATGTCGCGCAACTGCTGCTGGATGGTGTCGTAGCTCTTGAGGTCCTTGACGTAACTCGTGATGTCCGCGGCCTGGTTGATGTCCACGACATGCTTGGCATCGGTGAAGTAGGTGTAGAAGACGTCCTCCATCTGGCCGCCGGCCAGCTTGGCGTCGAACGTCTTGGGGTCCTGACACGGGAACGCGTCATGCGCGACGACGTCGATGGTCGGGTTGGCCTTCTCGAAGGCCTTGATGTCCGCCTCGAAGAACGAGCGGTCGACCTTGGCGCTCTTGGGCGGCATGCAGTTGACGGTGATGCTGGTCTTGCCGTCGGCCGCGTCGTCGTCGCCCGAACCGCAAGCGGTGGCGGTGAGCGCGAAAGAACACGCCATGAGCGTGATGAAGGTACGGCGGAACCCGGTGCTTCTCATCGGTGGACCCCTTTGGGCAGGAGCGGGTGGAACCCTTTTGGCAACCCGTGGCCTGGAGCGGTGGGCGCCGCACACTCAAGCACCGACGACATCGGTCCGCAAGATGTCGCGCAGAATATGGAATTATTTGACAGTCACCTGTTGCTCAGTGGCGCGGCGCTTGCGCTGTCGAACCACGCACCACCAACTCCGGCTCGAACAGCAGTTCTTCGGCGGTGACACTGCTGCCGCCGATCTGAGCATTGAGCAGCTCGACGGCCGCGCGCCCCATGGCCTCGATGGGCTGGCGCACGGTGGTCAGCGGCGGCTCGGTGCAGTTCATGAACGCCGAGTCGTCGTAGCCGACCACGGAGACCTCGCCGGGGACGGTGAGTCCCTTGCGGCGGGCGGCCCGTACGGCGCCGAGGGCAAGGGGGTCGCTGGCGCAGATGATGCCGGTGACGCCCCGGTCGAGCAGCCGGGTGGCCGCGGCCTGGCCGCCCTCCAGGGAGAACATGGCCCGGGCGACGTGCTCGTCGGGCAGGTCGGGGGCGAGCACGCGGGCCGCCGCGAGCTTGCGCCCCGAGGGCATGTGGTCGCCGGGGCCGAGGACGAGACCGATGCGCTCGTGGCCGAGCGAGTCCAGGTGGCGCCAGGCCTGTTCGACGGCAACGGCGTCGTCGCAGGAGACACAGGGGAACCCGAGGTGCTCGATGGCCGCGTTCACCAGCACCACCGGGATGTTGCGGTCGGCGAGCTGCCGGTAGTGGTCGTGCGGCGCGTCCGCCTGCGCGTACAGACCGCCCGCGAACACCACGCCGGAGACCTGCTGTTGGAGCAGCAGCTCCACGTAGTCCGCCTCGGAGACGCCGCCCTTGGTCTGTGTGCACAGCACCGGGGTGAGTCCGAGCTGGGCGAGCGCGCCGCCGATCACTTCGGCGAACGCCGGGAAGATCGGGTTCTGCAGCTCGGGCAGCACGAGGCCGACGAGGCGGGCGCGTTCACCGCGCAGCTGCGTGGGCCTCTCGTAGCCGAGCACGTCCAGCGCGGAGAGAACCGCCTGCCGAGTGGAATCGGAGACTCCGGGCTTGCCGTTGAGCACCCGGCTGACCGTGGCCTCGCTGACCCCGACCTTCTTCGCCACCTGAGCAAGTCGTCGCGTCATGCGCGCAAGAATAGCGCAAGATATGCAAACGGCTTGCGTAAAGTGCGACTTCTCAGCCGCGCTTTACGCCGACCTCGGCCCGTCGCCCGCGTCGGAACACAGTCTTCCATTCAGTCCCGGCAGTCGTGTGCCCAGGTCCGAATGGCCTGGGGGCGTCCCTTCGTCACGACGTCGAGCGGCGGCTCGTCCGTGGGGCGGTAGCCGGCGGAGCGGGCGACCGCGATGCTGGCGGCGTTCTCCGTCGCGATGCCCAGCGTCACCCGGGGCAGGCCGAGTTCGTGGTGCGCGTAGTGCGTCAGGAGCTTCAGGGCCCGGGAGCCCAGGCGCTGACCGCGGTGGGCGGACCCGACCGTGTAACCAAGGCTTACGGCGGGGTCGTCGGCGCTCTTGCGGAAGATGAGGACCTCGCCCAACGGCAGGGCGCCGTCGGCGGTGATGGCCAGTCGCAGGCCTGTGCCGTCGGCGCGGGCCTGCCGGGCTCTGGCCAGATAGGCGCGGGCCGCGGCCGCGTCGAAGGGTGAGACCAGCGGGGTCCAGTACGCGATGTCCCGGTCGTCGAACAGCTCGGCCATGACGGGCAGATCGGCGTCGGCCCACTCCCGCAGGACGAGTCCCTCACCGGTCAGCCGGACCTGTGGGGCGAAGTTGAGGCGGGTGATGTTGTCACTGGTCATCGGTGCTGCTTCCCTGTCGTGGAGGATGCCGCGGAGTGGGCGCGGCGAGCCTGCGGCAGCCCCCGGCGCGCCGGTGTGTCCGGGGCCGGGGGCCTGGCCGACTGGTCGTCCAGGAGCTATTCCGAGGCACCCACCGCGATCTTCACTCGGCCGTCGCCGTACTCCTGCTTCACCGTGACGGTGGTGCCGGAGTCGGCGTCGTAGCTGGAGCCGTAGGGCGCGGTGTCGTAGTGGTAGGTGCCGTTGATGTCGTCGAAGACCGCGACGCCCTCGTGCGAGGGGATCGTCGCCTCGACTCCGCCCAGATGGAAGGTGAGGGCGGTCGTGTCCTTGAGGCCGAAGGGCGCGTCGTAGGACTGGAGGCGGTTGCGGACGACCGCTCCGGTCGTGTCGAGGGCGGGCTCCGCGTGGGAGTCCAGGGGGAGGATCCGGCCGTAACCGGCGTTCGTCTTCGTCCTGTTGTTGGCGTAGGCGGTGTTCCAGTACCAGATCATCACCCCCTCCTCGTACGACAGACGCTCCTTCTTCTTCGGGTAGGTGGAGGCCCAACCCAGGTTGTAGGGACCGTTCTTGAGGTAGCGGTCGTCGCCGACGTACTGGCGGTTCTCGACGATGTAGTAGCGGGCCTTGCCGTTGGCGTCGTCGGGCAGACTGACCACGAGGGCTTCGGCGCCCTTGACCGAACTGTCGACGGACAGCGCGTTCAGGGTGTGGGTGGACGCGGTGGCGGCCTGGGCGGTCTCGTAGTCCAGCCAGCCGAGCTGCAGCTTGCTCCAGGCGCCCAAGTCGCCCGGGTGGGCGGACAGTTGCTCATCGTCCGTGAGCAGCGAGCCGTTGGACATCACCGTCCAGAAGCCCGTGGAGTTCTCTCCGCCGGAGGTGTCGTACAGGTCGGGCAGGCCCAGGTCGTGGCCGTACTCGTGGGCGATGGTGCCAAGTCCCCGGTTCTCGTTGGTCATCGTGTAGTCGTTGGCCCAGATGCCGGAGTCGCCGACCTCGCTGCCGCCGGCCAGGTTGCCGTTGTCCGGGCCGAGCGTGTCGGCGTCGTCCTGGAGGTAGCTGACGGTACCCCGGTGCGCGCCGATGGCGTTGGTGCCGTTCACACCGCCGCCGTTGGTCTGGGACTCCCCCGCGAACGTGATCATCACGCGGTCGAGGTAGCCGTCGGGTTCGTTGAAGATCCCGTCGGCGTCGAAGTCGTCGCGGTCCCACTTGTCGTAGGAGGCAAGGTACTTGTCGATCTCCGACTTGGTCTGCCCCGCCGCGAGCCGGCCCTCGTACCAGGCGTTGAGGCCGTCCGTGGTGAGCTGCTCGTTGCAGTAGTACGTGGAGATCGAGGCGCCGTTCTTCTTGCAGGCATCGGTGCCGTAGTGCGAGATCGAGTAGTCGACCCTGGTCCACTCCTGGACGGTGCCGGTGAGCTCGTAGGCGCCGCTCGACTGCCGCAGGTAGTACGACTTGAGCGTGTCGCCGGTCTTGGCGCTCGCCGTGCCGAACAGCTGCCGTTGGTAGTAGGCGGGGCTGTAGTCCTCGGTCCACACCGTGGAGGTGTCCACGCTCCGGTCGGGTTCGGCGATCTCGTTGTGCGAGGGGCCGGCGAGGCCGCCATACGTGGTGTCGACGGTGTCGCCGAACTCCACCGGCAGCACGAAGACCCGGTCCGTGGTGCGACTGGTCTCCGAGTACTTGCCTTCTGCGTACTCGATCCGCTTCGAGGCGCCCTTGGTCTCCGCGGTCGCCTCGCCCTGCAACACCTTGTCGACCGCCGCGACCCGGTTCTCGCGGAGCGTCAGCTCCTTGTCGCTGAGCAGGTCGTGCTCTTCGTCGTCGTGCCCACCGATCGCGGCGGCCGACGTCTGCTCGTCACCGTAGGCGTACACCGAAACCGTGACGGTCGAGGCGGCGACGGCCAGTACGGCGGCGACCGCGGCCAGGGGTCTGCGGGCACGCTTGTGTTTGCTCAACGGACTTCCTCCTTCAGGGAATTGGGAACAGGGAAAGGAGCGGGAATCAGGAGCCCCCGGCCGAACCGGCCGGGGACGCGGAGGCAATGGACACCACGGACGGCAGCCGGCCGTCGTCGCCCCGGGCCTCCGGGAAGTGACATGCCGTCAAATGGCCGTCGGCTATGGGCGCCAGCGGAGGCTCCTCGCTCGCGCAGACGTCCTGCGCCTTCCAGCAGCGGGTGCGGAAGCGGCAGCCGGAGGGCGGGTTCGCCGGGCTCGGCACATCGCCGGTGAGCCGGATGCGCTCGCGCTGCCCGAGCCTGCGCGGGTCGTGCTCGGGTACGGCACTCAACAGGGCGTGGGTGTAAGGGTGATGCGGATTCCCGTACAGCTCGTCCCGGTCGGCGATCTCGACGATCCTGCCGAGGTACATGACCGCGACCCGGTGCGAGAAGTTGCGCACGATCGCCAGGTCGTGGGCGATGAAGAGGAAGGCGATCCCCTGCTCGCGCTGGAGTCTGCGCAGCAGGTTGACCACCTGGGCCTGGATGGACACGTCCAGGGCCGACACCGGCTCGTCCGCCACGATCAGCTTCGGGCTGAGCGCGAGAGCGCGGGCGATGCCGATGCGCTGGCGCTGGCCCCCGGAGAACTCGTGCGGGAAGCGGTTGTAGTGCTCCGGGTTGAGGCCGACCGTCTCCAGGAGTTCCTGGACGCGCGCCTGCCGGCCGCCGGGCGGCTCGACCCCGTTGACCTCCATCGGCGCCGAGACGATCGAGCCGACGGTCTGGCGCGGATTGAGGGACGAGTAGGGATCCTGGAAGACCATCTGGATCTCCGACCGGATGGGCGCGAGCTGCTTGCGCGAGGCGTGGGTGATGTCCCGGCCCCGGTAGCGGACGGTGCCGCCGGTGGGTTCGAGCAGCCGGGCGATCATCTGTCCCGTGGTGGACTTGCCGCAGCCCGACTCGCCCACCAGGCCCAGGGATTCGCCCTCGCGCACGGTGAATCCGACGCCGTCGACGGCCCGGACGTGGCCCGAGGTACCGCCGAAGAGTCCGCCGCCTTTGAGGGGGAAGTGCTGTTTCAGGTCCTCGACTTCGAGGAGGGGGGTGTCGTTCATGTGGTGCTCCCCTGCAGTCGTGGCAGGACGT harbors:
- a CDS encoding carbohydrate ABC transporter permease translates to MKTASKPAVPPPTTVRPVEAPRPGPQRPPLRRRLADQSRAYAFLVGGLLCFALFSWYPAIRAVVIAFQKYTPGAEAEWVGTENFTRVFHDPEFTAAWRNTLTFTLLALLIGFAVPFVMALVLNELRHAKAFFRVVVYLPVMIPPVVSALLWKWFYDPGAGLANEALRFLHLPTSNWSNGADTALVSLVIVATWANLGGTVLIYLAALQSIPGELYEAAELDGANIWQRVRHVTIPQTRFIILMLMLLQIIATMQIFTEPFVITGGGPENSTVTVLYLIYKYAFLYNDFGGACALSVMLLVLLSAFSALYLKLTSSGGEDS
- a CDS encoding ABC transporter ATP-binding protein; translation: MNDTPLLEVEDLKQHFPLKGGGLFGGTSGHVRAVDGVGFTVREGESLGLVGESGCGKSTTGQMIARLLEPTGGTVRYRGRDITHASRKQLAPIRSEIQMVFQDPYSSLNPRQTVGSIVSAPMEVNGVEPPGGRQARVQELLETVGLNPEHYNRFPHEFSGGQRQRIGIARALALSPKLIVADEPVSALDVSIQAQVVNLLRRLQREQGIAFLFIAHDLAIVRNFSHRVAVMYLGRIVEIADRDELYGNPHHPYTHALLSAVPEHDPRRLGQRERIRLTGDVPSPANPPSGCRFRTRCWKAQDVCASEEPPLAPIADGHLTACHFPEARGDDGRLPSVVSIASASPAGSAGGS
- a CDS encoding ABC transporter substrate-binding protein, translated to MRSTGFRRTFITLMACSFALTATACGSGDDDAADGKTSITVNCMPPKSAKVDRSFFEADIKAFEKANPTIDVVAHDAFPCQDPKTFDAKLAGGQMEDVFYTYFTDAKHVVDINQAADITSYVKDLKSYDTIQQQLRDIYTVDGKIYGVPRTGYSMGLIYNKKLFKDAGLDPEKPPATWEELRTAAKAIAGLGNGTVGYADYSAQNQGGWHFTAELYSQGGDVVSEDGKKANVDTPEGKAVLQNLKDMRWTDNSMGTKQLLILNDVQQMMGSGKLGMYLSAPDNIPILVKEKGGNYNDLALAPMPGGNGTLVGGDGYMFNKKATPEQIKAGLKWLDSMFLTPGDGFLGDYARAKQNDAPVGLPEPRLFTGAADEKDQQVKEANANVPVENYQAFLDGNQSLDMKIEPPQAQQIYSVLDGAVSAVLTKKDADIDKLLSDASGKIDSILARG
- a CDS encoding immune inhibitor A domain-containing protein; this encodes MSKHKRARRPLAAVAAVLAVAASTVTVSVYAYGDEQTSAAAIGGHDDEEHDLLSDKELTLRENRVAAVDKVLQGEATAETKGASKRIEYAEGKYSETSRTTDRVFVLPVEFGDTVDTTYGGLAGPSHNEIAEPDRSVDTSTVWTEDYSPAYYQRQLFGTASAKTGDTLKSYYLRQSSGAYELTGTVQEWTRVDYSISHYGTDACKKNGASISTYYCNEQLTTDGLNAWYEGRLAAGQTKSEIDKYLASYDKWDRDDFDADGIFNEPDGYLDRVMITFAGESQTNGGGVNGTNAIGAHRGTVSYLQDDADTLGPDNGNLAGGSEVGDSGIWANDYTMTNENRGLGTIAHEYGHDLGLPDLYDTSGGENSTGFWTVMSNGSLLTDDEQLSAHPGDLGAWSKLQLGWLDYETAQAATASTHTLNALSVDSSVKGAEALVVSLPDDANGKARYYIVENRQYVGDDRYLKNGPYNLGWASTYPKKKERLSYEEGVMIWYWNTAYANNRTKTNAGYGRILPLDSHAEPALDTTGAVVRNRLQSYDAPFGLKDTTALTFHLGGVEATIPSHEGVAVFDDINGTYHYDTAPYGSSYDADSGTTVTVKQEYGDGRVKIAVGASE
- a CDS encoding LacI family DNA-binding transcriptional regulator, whose amino-acid sequence is MTRRLAQVAKKVGVSEATVSRVLNGKPGVSDSTRQAVLSALDVLGYERPTQLRGERARLVGLVLPELQNPIFPAFAEVIGGALAQLGLTPVLCTQTKGGVSEADYVELLLQQQVSGVVFAGGLYAQADAPHDHYRQLADRNIPVVLVNAAIEHLGFPCVSCDDAVAVEQAWRHLDSLGHERIGLVLGPGDHMPSGRKLAAARVLAPDLPDEHVARAMFSLEGGQAAATRLLDRGVTGIICASDPLALGAVRAARRKGLTVPGEVSVVGYDDSAFMNCTEPPLTTVRQPIEAMGRAAVELLNAQIGGSSVTAEELLFEPELVVRGSTAQAPRH
- a CDS encoding GNAT family N-acetyltransferase, encoding MTSDNITRLNFAPQVRLTGEGLVLREWADADLPVMAELFDDRDIAYWTPLVSPFDAAAARAYLARARQARADGTGLRLAITADGALPLGEVLIFRKSADDPAVSLGYTVGSAHRGQRLGSRALKLLTHYAHHELGLPRVTLGIATENAASIAVARSAGYRPTDEPPLDVVTKGRPQAIRTWAHDCRD
- a CDS encoding carbohydrate ABC transporter permease — translated: MSTRTLVSPLTLARRRGKTLYWTVFSGIVLLFALAFLFPVYWMVTGAMKSPDEVTRTPPTLVPDKWSLTGYTDAWDLMDLPTHLWNTVVQATGAWILQLVFCTAAAYALSRLKPAFGKIILGGILATLMVPAQALVVPKYLTVADLPLIHTSLLNDPLGIWLPAVANAFNLYLLKRFFDQIPRDVLEAAEIDGAGRLRTLWSIVLPMSRPVLGVVSIFALVAVWQDFLWPLMVFSDTDKQPISVALVQLSQNIPLTVLLASMVIASIPMVAMFLVFQRHIIAGISAGSTKG